accatcaccaccaccatcactaccaccaccaccagcaccactaccaccagcaccaccactaccaccagcacctccagcaccaccaccaccaccaccaccaccaccaccaccaccaccaccactgagcATACGACATGTTCAGTAGGGGGTCAACACCCATAGCGAACAGTCGCATAGGGTCCTTCTGTTCCAGACCGTGAAAGATTACCATAAAAGTTTAATCTAAAATCAGTgaaattttttaaagactttgttttttttttggggcaTGAAGGGACAAGGGATGGCAAAGggtcaaagaaaagaaatttctgaCTCACCTATGGCCAAAAATGGATTTCTTTTCTGGTAAGACTGGGAAGTTGGATTCTATCAATTTTGGcagctgaaatacatcaaaatcaCGGTTTGTTACACatgaatctaataataataataataataataataataactagcagtatcgcccggcgttgctcgggtttgtaagggaaataactatataagcattttagagagttacttcccttatataaacagagcaaaaaatgcattaaaaaaacgaaaaaatgatggtaaatttttttttaatcgtagactcatcgtagacgcgcgctaatacccagaagggctcgaaatgaatcacgactataagatacccgattttggttaaactgcaccgcaaaatgtgggagtagttaggaatctaaattggagtagacagacacacacacaacttcagttttatatataaagatgacatgaaataaaggtggtggtggtggtgatggtggcggtaaaATGTTGTAAAATGGTAGAATTTACCTCTTTGACAATGTAAGAATACATTCGGTAGTTGGTGCTCCATTTTGGTTGAGTTGCATCCACATAGGAAGCAACATCCTTTTGAAGGTCATAGCCATCATCTTTGCGCTCATAAAATGCCCCTGTAAAATGTGAAGGACAACAGTAATACAAACAACTatattcccttctttcctgagcatcaataatactttaattgttccacgtcctgcgttgctgtgtttttttctctttttttctgtgttttcttgtttggattaactttatatatatatatatatatatatatatatatatatatactgagctgagacccccttcggtcatgactgaccatgggattgcacctagaaagttaccctccaaggtacaagttcgggtaaggttgtttatggaataccagcagtcgcccatcctTTTGGAgaaggggtcctatcttgtagtgcactgagactgtttctttcgcgaaatgaaagaaggcctttgggtttgatttaatgtttttttataacccaggcttctttgtctgctttctccctcacataggattgttgcagccttttttcgatctccatcagtgttgtttttaggcgggacgtttcgctacttttgggatgttggttgagacgatttgcaaccttcgtccatcGTCTCATGAGGagcttcctgtctcttggaatcttgctcctatttgttttggccttgtgctctgggacatatttctggcatacggcctCCCCGCTCCacgccatcagtgttatccaagggaaaggcaaaggggccgatacagcttgttGATATATGTTTCGAtggattaattaaaattaaaaatcatttatCATAATTAGTTACATCTGTGAAAATGGCTTATTAATGAACACTGTTATTTTTAATCTCCTCCTTGAAGAGATTCATACATTATCCCACAATATTTTTACTCTTGTATTAATCTTAGTTTTAACGTATCCATCGAAACGTATGTcggtgatataaatgatttaaataacctcttatgtgtttgtctccatattccattcctcttatatatatataatacatacatacatacatacatacatacatacatacatacatacatatatatatatatatatatatatatatatatatatattatatatattcttttacttgtttcagtcatttgactgcggccatgctggaacactgcccttttttagtcgagcaaatcgaccccgggacttattctttgtaagcccttattctatcggtcttttttgccgaaccactaagtgacggggacgtaaacacaccagcatcggttgtgaaccaatgctagggggacaaacacagacacacaaacacatacatatatatatatatatatatatatatatatatatatatacaacaggcttctttcagtttccgtctaccaaatccactcacaggcattggccagcccggggctatagcagaagacacttgcccaagatgccatgcagtgggactgaacccagaaccatgtagttgattagcaagctacttaccacacagccactcctgcgcctatatatatatcaccatcaccgtgaccaaccaggctatcaaatgttgctacacatcgctggtcacgttGTTTTAGCCTTCCAATGAAGCCactctgctggctaagcgagcaggccaacagaagaaagagtgagagaaagttgtggtgaaagagtacagcatggatcgccaccaccccctgctggaacctcgtggagctttaggagttttcgctcaataaacactcacaatgcctggtctgggaatcgaaaccacgatcctataacatgtatatatatatgttatatatatatatatatataatatatatatatattatatatatatatatcgctatataaacggcagtttgtctgtgcgttttctgtgtgtctgttttctcgtaccctcaccctgaccacggctttcaaccgcttctgatgaaacttgacacaccgcatagcccaatgtcataattcaaaactaacgcagcgaaaattttgaaaagttcccccagttctgaaaaaaatcgataaattcgacatgggggtcgagaatcagaaacccaaaccacagactgtctagggacgcaactccaccttttttaactctcaaaaaaatttaccatcattttttttccatttttttgctatttttttcgctataactctctaaaatgctttatagttatttcccttacaaacctgagcaacgccgggcgatactgctagtatatatatatatgtatataaaacaatttaataaataaaacatatgcataaatacatacatatatatacatacctccatctatatgtatatatacatgcatttatatatatgagtacaggacaccacaaataaacgtagaacacgagaagcgaaaacataaaatcaaacaaggaaacggacttttttaacaacgaaaaaacagtacaagacaaacaatacaaggaatattcatatatatatatatatatatatatatatatatatatatatattttattttattttttattttatctagtttcagctcacgagctgcggccatgctggggcaaccgccatttggtgttgctacatgattttacttcacgaatgctttttagcaactgccatttggtgcatgagagagtttgatgcagctgccctcatctgcacctcctgccgtgaagttggttcatctgggacacctgacaagaagagatccagtcctactttaaagacatccgcatcgaccccatgcaggtccctcaggttcttcgggaggatattgaagagctgtgggcctctgaagcccaggctatcacagtatcttgtcctacatcttgatggcaaatttagagtccttggcaccagatatatatatatatgtatgtatgtatgtatttggtgaAGCAACAGACATGTTGTATAGAATTGGCTAAAACTGTACACTTACTTGGACATGTATCAGGTGCAACAACGATGATGTTGTGTTCTGCTGCATATCTTTGGAAACCAGATTTTGTTATGAAATTTTGCTCACTACATGTCGCACCTGGTGGGGGAAGAATTTAAAGAGaaaatgaatttgaactcagaacataaagtgccaGAATGAAACTAAGAATTTTGTcaggtgtgctaatggttctgacAGATTGTTTAccttaataaccctttctactacaggcacaaggcctgaaattatagaAGCAGGTGGGGGAAGTTGATTAGATTAACCCCAAtatacaactgatacttaattttttGACTGGCCGTTGGcagtctcgtctggcacctgtgcaggtggcacgtaaaaagcacccactacactcacggagtggttggcgtttggaagggcatccagctgtagaaacactgccagatcagaatggagcctggtgcagcctcctggcttcccagaccccagtcaaaccatctaacccatgctagcatggaaagcggacgttaaatgatgatgataatgatgatgatgaatatatatatatatatatatatatatatatatataatatatatatatatatatatatatatatatataccgtccaacccatgctagcatggaaaacggacgctaaacgatgatgatgatgatgatgatgatgatgatgatgatgatgatatatatatatatatatttctgtcgaagagcgtaggcttgaaacgtaaaagacttgttttatttctattcctgagcgccatactaatacaattgtttgtttgtattccacctgccttcgtcttttgtttattttcataaagcttcctgttatatatatatatacatatatatatgtggtggttaTGGCGATAAAAGTGATGatgacagcagtggtggtggtggtaataacgatgtttataatgatgatgattatgctttaggtattaggaagggcatccagctgtagaaacactgccagatcagactgggcctggtgcagccatctgggttcccagacccccggtcgaactgtccaacccatgctagcatggaaagcggacgttaaacaatgatgatgatgatgatgatgataatgatgaaaaggatgagagacaaagttgacctcggcggaatttaaactcagaacgtagcgacagacaagctgtggaaactttgccaaatccatgccagtatggaaagcggacattaaacaatgatgatgaggatgataatatatcatcccagaaccatgtggttgctatgcaagtcacttaccacacagctacacctatgcctacacacacacacacacacacacacacacacacacacacgacaggcttcttttaacaTTGACCGAGGccttggcattatgtcgtgcttaaGAAGAAGCCCCATCAGGCTAAGTAAAATTGCAGtagtggcagatactggtgtcacacaaatggcacctgagccagtggcacataaaagcgcccaaaacactctcagagtggttgacattaggaagggcatccagccttgtAGAAGCCATACCGGGCCAGTtcagggcctggtgcagccttttagCTTGCctaccctcagtcaaaccgtctaaacCATGACAGTATGGAAAGcggaattaaccctttcattaccgtatttattttgagatgctctgtgtttccttcaattattttaaatataacaaagaatttagtaaaataacttatttatcattcagctagtgttaggaatataaattgtgactaaggtttggtggaagattttaattcaaaacttatgaaaacaagacatttgtactacagaaccagagctggtttcagccgggttggtaatgaaagggttaaacaatgatgatgatgatgataatatatcatcccagaaccatgtggttgctatgcaagttacttaccacacagccactcctatggctatacacacacacacaaacacaacaggcttcttttagcattaggctaccaaattcactcaaaagtctTTAGTCAgctggaactatagtagaagacatttgtctaaggcagtgcttttcaaactttttgctagagtggaaccccaaggagagattccactggctcgaggaacccctctgcaataatttaatagtcatatgcacacatatctgcacaggagaattaaaaattactgcagaTTTTAGAacttttgtaacttcttgcggaacccctggactgtactggcggaaccccaaggttccgcagaaccctggttgaagaCCACtggcctaaggtaccatgcatcGGAACTGATCCCAGGACCTTGTAGTGGGGAAGTAAATTTCTTCCTGCAGGGCCacaatttaatgatgatgatgaggttgttgTATCAGAAAGGGTCTGTTGTTCTCCCCTGCCATCTAACCAAGTACCAGTAATTGAATCAGGGACTAAGGGAATTAAACTCACCGGAAAGCCAATAGAGCACAGGAAGTTTGCCAAATTCAGATTTCGCAGGTAAATAAATACcgaatttcatttcacatttcaaTTCAGAACTGAAAAGAGAATTTGATTgatagatggacagacggacaaatgaatagatagatgaatagacagatagacagacagacaggcagacagacacacagacatgaatagatagatagacagtcagatagatagaaagatagctagctagatagataggtagacagacagacaaatggatggatggatggatggacagacagatggacggacagacagatagataaaaaaatagatagatagatggatggatggatagacagatagatagatagacagacagacagacatgaatagatagacagttagatagaaagagagatagatagacagacagacagacagatagatagacagacagatagaaagacagacagatagaaagacagacagacagaaagacagatagaaagaaagacagatcgatataaagacagatagatatagacacacagatagacagagatagacagatagataaacagatggatagacagatagacaggtagatggatagattgatggagAGGAGAGAAACAGGTGTGTCTCCTTTTCTTGACTCCATGCGCTAGTCCTAAAATGGGTgcccctgtcatacaagcagtgtccttcactcccaatataCTGcagaaacatgtctgaccatggggaaatattaccttgtttggaaacaagtgagagttggcgacaggaagggcaccccagtcgcagaaaatctgcctccaaTAAACCGCAAGGTGGAcactgaatgataatgatgaataaagAATGAACCTGACTTTTATTAAAGTACTTCGCATAGATGTTTGTTACTGCTGGGGATAATGGTGAACCAATTGCTATGCCTGCGAAGTGCTGATAAATTACGTTTCAATCTGGAAACAAAGAATTCTTCGGCTCGGTCTTAATATCTTGTTGAGTTTTTCAAATGGTATTTAGTGTGTACATGATTATTATCGTTGAAATAGGTAAGAagaaaaacaggtaaaagagagaagcaggaaaaacaaaagaaggaagGGTGTTGTTTACCTGGAATGTTTGAAGACTTTCTGGAAGCCTCCAAAACATTTGTTCGATGATACCTGTTCAAGATTACTCATTATTACTTTCAAACTAAGAAACCTgacaaaagtagaaaagaaacaacagaatgCATGAATATTCAAGGAATAATGAGAGCAGCCGAgtcatttaactatatatatacatacagcatattgtgtgtgtatatctgtacgcatacatacatatacataaatacatacacacatacacacacacacacacatatatacattcatgcatgcatacatacataaatacatacatacatacatatgtatgtatatatacgtccccgtaacttagcggttcggcaaaagagaccaatagaataagtactgggcttacaaagaataagtcccggagtcgatttgctcgactaaaggcggtgctccagcatggccgcagtcaaatgactgaaacaagtaaaagggtaaagagtaagagtctattgaggtaaaaaaacattctgtgccgtatgaaaatgtccctcgtttaagaaacagattaggtttatttacatttgtgaagaaaaaaggatacccttccccccacccctaaccctaaccctaaccctaaaagagattgaaatgcaatagatcgatactagggtcataattatgggtgacaatttcatatgacaccgctagaaaaactgccggtcaaaccgaaaagatccctaaccctaaccaaccctaaccctaaaacagattgaaatgcaatagatcgatactagggtcataattatgggtgacaatttcatatgacactgctagaaaaaactgccgttcaaacggaaaagatcccagctcggagctagaaaaacaaatcttcttttgaatagcgttaaagggttaaagaaaccacgaccaccaccactatacaGCGGGGAGGGTTGCTGATGTTAatccttaagcattcagattactcagtcaaatgcaaTACTCATATAAAttacattgctttgaattcatcatgcattattttggaGCTTAGATCTTTTGATGAGGTTACTGTTAATTTTCGTAATGATATGGTAGGGTTGGTATTTAATCAACCATGCTAACAGGTTGATGGTGTTACCACAGCCCGTTTTCCCAGTGAGTAAACATCTAGAGCAgaggttttcaaccagggttctgcgagccagtggaatgtttccatGGGGTTCCGCTCccgcaaaaaggttgaaaagcactaatatatacatatatatatatatatatatatatatatatatatatatatatatatatatatatataataataaatattagggaataaatccaaatttacatggaaaatcagatttaggattgaatccaattttatagtaaaatattatataatattaatagagacaaaaccactattttgcaaatcaaacaaagaagacttaatccaatacataaaaaaattttaatataaattaaataaaattatattcgccactacaattgtttcatgtctcttctcaggacattcatcaggtggatttcagatgaatgtcctgagaagagacatgaaacaattgtagtggcgaatataattttatttaatttatattaaacttttttatgtattggattaagtctttctttgtttgatttgcaaaatagtggttttgtctctaattaatattatatatatatatatatatatatatatatatattagtggttttcaaccagggttccgccagtacagtccaggggttccgcaagaagttacaaaactgctaaaatcggcagtaattttaaagtctcctgtgcagatatgtgtgcataagactattaaattattgcagaggggttcctcgagccagtggaatgtttccttggggttccgctccagcaaaaaggttgaaaagcactgatctagagATTCATGGGGTATATGACACAATAAACAGCTTAGAAAGTACGGTGTTTTATCAACTTTAATTAGGttactaattataatttatgcCAGCTGATACAAAGACTGTCTGTCTTATCTGTGACAAAGTATTTACACAGAGTCAGTCTACCTGTCATATACAATAGATCTCCTTTAAGTCTGACATTTTCACAGCCTTTTTTTTACTTGGAGAGGAAGGTAAGAAAGAAGGGGATTTttcactgccaccaccagcaccaccaccagtaaatttattgaaaggaggaggagtagaaggAGCAGAGCAATGACAGACCAAGTGAAAAGGCTTATAGTACTAAGGgcggaaggcggtgagctggcagaagcgttagcacgccgggcgaaatgcttagcggtatttcgtctgtcgctacgttctgagttcaaattgtttatcctctctgtgtttagccccttgtgggtagtaaagaaataggtatttcgtctgccgtacgttgtgagttcaaattccactgaggtcgactttgcctttcatcctttcggggtcgataaattaagtaccagttacgcactggggtcgatataatcgacttaatccgtttgtctgtccttgtttgtcctctctgtgtttagccccttgtgggtagtaaagaaataggtatttcgtctgccgttacgttgtgagttcaaattccactgaggtcgactttgcctttcatccttttggggtcaattaaataagtaccagttacacactggggtcaatataattgacttaatccgtttgtctgtccttgtttgtcctctctgtgtttagccccttgtgggtagtaaagaaataggtatttcgtctgccgttacgttgtgagttcaaattccactgaggtcgactttgcctttcatccttttggggtcaattaaataagtaccagttacacactggggtcgatataatcgacttaatccgtttgtctgtccttgtttgtcctctctgtgtttagccccttgtgggtagtaaagaaataggtatttcgtctgccgttacgttgtgagttcaaattccactgaggtcgactttgcctttcatcctttcggggtcgattaaataagtaccagttacgcactggggtcgatataatcgacttaatccgtttgtctgtccttgtttgtcctctctgtgtttagcaccttgtgggtagtaaagaaataggtatttcgtctgccgttacgttgtgagttcaaattccactgaggtcgactttgcctttcatcctttcggggtcgattaaataagtaccagttacgcactggggtcaatataattgacttaatccgtttgtctgtccttgtttgtcctctctgtgtttagccccttgtgggtagtaaagaaataggtatttcgtctgccgttacgttgtgagttcaaattccactgaggtcgactttgcctttcatcctttcggggtcgattaaataagtaccagttacgcactggggtcaatataattgacttaatccgtttgtctgtccttgtttgtcctctctgtgtttagccccttgtgggtagtaaagaaataggtatttcgtctgccgttacgttctgagttcaaattccactgaggtcgactttgcctttcatcctttcggggtcgataaattaagtaccagttacgcactggggtcgatataatcgacttaatccgtttgtctgtccttgtttgtcccctctgtgtttggccccttgtgggtagtaaagaaataggtatttcgtcctcctttatggtctgatttgaaattttaccgaataaattttgtaaagaaaaaaaaataattaaccaaaGTTATAAAGAAAATGCTGAACAGGAATATTAAAGCGAGTTTAGTATTCGATCAgtggtttattttatcgacatcgtaTGGGCAAAATGGAAAGCTGACCTTgacagaatatttaaaaaaaaatatagctaGAGGTATTtatctggggttgataaaatagcgATTCTTCCAACGTCTGCGAGAATGTTTAATTGAATATTTAGAATCTCAGTTAAATACTGAGATTTGAGttatttattatacacatatgGTGCTCAAAACAAGTGAGAGGTGGGGGAAACGGTCGTTTCCgttagaaacagagagagaaacccGATAAACCCTAAACTAAATACTATAAGGGGTTTAAAGTCCAACTACTACGCTATAAATCAGTCTAGCTCATTCACTAAAAACTAACGGTTAACATTTTATAGGCCGCAAACCGACGAAGCCTGCTAAATATACCACCCCAAAATCATCGCAGGACGTGTTAGATAATATGATCTTGTTTGCTGTACATAAGAGAAAGATAATTAAGGGTCGGAACGTTTTTGGTTTATAGGCTGTACGTATAAAAGCGTGATGTAAGCCGGTTCACAGACGTATTTAACGGGGGTCGATTTGGGGCTTATTAATTTGTTACACCacgataatattgataattaaactgtgtaaataattaaatacttaaTATAGTTAGCGTTTTTTCTTCTACACGAGCAGAGGAagttaatatataaaaagatacagAGAAATAAAGGAACTGTATGCCGGTTCATAGATGTATTTAACCGGGGTCGATTTGGggcttataaattatttacaccaagataatattgataattaaacTGTGTAAATAATTAAACACTTAATATAGTTAGCGTTTTTCTTCTACACGAGCAGAGGAagttaatatataaaaagatacagAGAAATAAAGGAACTGTATGCTGGTTCATAGATGTATTTAACCGGGGTTGATTTGGGGCTTATAAATTTGTTACACcaagataatattgataattaaacTCTGTAAATAACACAACGTAACAATTTTCGGATCTTttgggtttgaacggcagtttt
The window above is part of the Octopus sinensis unplaced genomic scaffold, ASM634580v1 Contig15355, whole genome shotgun sequence genome. Proteins encoded here:
- the LOC115230332 gene encoding S-formylglutathione hydrolase-like — its product is MSNLEQVSSNKCFGGFQKVFKHSSSELKCEMKFGIYLPAKSEFGKLPVLYWLSGATCSEQNFITKSGFQRYAAEHNIIVVAPDTCPRAFYERKDDGYDLQKDVASYVDATQPKWSTNYRMYSYIVKELPKLIESNFPVLPEKKSIFGH